From Providencia sp. R33, a single genomic window includes:
- the zipA gene encoding cell division protein ZipA, producing MQDLRLILVVVGAIAIVALLLHGLWTSRKERSKLFRDRPVKRRKNDTQENSSDYDDSTLFTENQSTQQVPVQPAATEPVYPVKNESQVEPNIQPSQSIEPEIKMSATPEQPVHDEPVVQHVKAPHVPEQLTINMNDEVVTEPEIRTQPVHHNASEPHIDTHNLQEETQPIHHEQTPPHTETKTEPQENSAATNSKETVLVLHVAALQGQELQGEVLLQSILQAGFQYGEMKIFHRHVNPSGTGPVLFSLANMVKPGSFDPETMADFSTPGISMFMMVPSYGDASQNFKLMLQAAQRIASDAGGVVLDDERKMMTPQKIEVYHARIRNTLN from the coding sequence ATGCAGGATTTGCGTCTAATATTAGTGGTCGTAGGTGCGATAGCGATTGTCGCTTTATTACTGCATGGTTTATGGACCAGCCGTAAAGAGCGATCAAAGTTATTTCGCGACAGACCTGTAAAACGTAGAAAAAATGATACGCAGGAGAACTCATCGGATTATGATGATTCTACATTATTTACTGAAAATCAATCAACACAGCAGGTGCCTGTTCAACCCGCTGCGACTGAGCCTGTATATCCGGTAAAAAATGAGTCTCAAGTTGAACCCAATATACAGCCATCGCAGTCTATTGAACCTGAAATCAAAATGAGTGCTACGCCAGAACAGCCTGTTCATGATGAGCCTGTTGTTCAACATGTTAAAGCGCCGCATGTACCAGAACAACTCACCATCAATATGAATGATGAAGTTGTTACTGAGCCTGAAATACGTACTCAACCGGTGCACCATAATGCGTCGGAACCCCATATTGACACGCACAATTTACAAGAAGAGACACAACCGATACATCATGAACAGACGCCGCCGCACACTGAGACGAAAACTGAGCCACAGGAAAATTCTGCTGCAACAAATAGCAAGGAGACAGTCCTGGTACTTCATGTAGCAGCGCTTCAGGGGCAAGAATTGCAGGGCGAAGTATTACTGCAAAGTATTCTTCAAGCGGGCTTCCAATACGGTGAAATGAAAATTTTCCACCGTCACGTAAACCCGTCAGGTACTGGGCCTGTTTTGTTTAGTTTAGCGAATATGGTAAAACCGGGTTCTTTTGACCCTGAAACCATGGCGGATTTCTCTACACCGGGTATTTCCATGTTTATGATGGTGCCATCCTACGGTGATGCGAGCCAAAACTTTAAACTGATGTTACAAGCAGCACAGCGCATTGCATCTGATGCAGGCGGAGTGGTGCTAGATGATGAGCGTAAGATGATGACACCGCAAAAAATAGAGGTGTATCATGCGCGGATTAGAAATACACTAAATTAA
- a CDS encoding type II toxin-antitoxin system RelE/ParE family toxin yields the protein MKELKQTEAFRLWESKLKDKRAKTIIAMRLFRLANGLAGDATPVGEGISELRIHHGPGYRVYFQQRGNTIILLLCGGDKSSQSRDITLAKTLAKKWILEENNDE from the coding sequence ATGAAAGAACTTAAACAAACAGAAGCATTCCGTTTATGGGAATCTAAGCTAAAAGATAAAAGAGCTAAGACCATTATCGCGATGCGTCTCTTTCGTTTAGCAAATGGGTTAGCAGGGGATGCAACGCCAGTTGGTGAGGGGATCAGTGAATTACGAATTCACCATGGCCCTGGTTATCGCGTTTATTTTCAACAGCGTGGTAATACGATAATTTTGCTCCTTTGTGGTGGTGACAAAAGCTCACAATCACGGGACATTACATTAGCCAAAACACTCGCTAAGAAGTGGATTTTGGAGGAAAACAATGATGAGTAA